From Salvelinus fontinalis isolate EN_2023a chromosome 37, ASM2944872v1, whole genome shotgun sequence, the proteins below share one genomic window:
- the LOC129836284 gene encoding uncharacterized protein LOC129836284 — protein MNFAAQFIYANYAGDGSPSRVGFNDSENDPFWQSEEQRLGPTKQGCSTSSKSTCNKDAPVCNGVAGWRPTLIHPERLKDFGIEEEECLNGEVKTFETKVVGAPKIQLMDPPKTNKKRGSERKAVPPPNPEYLRFEDISAAAFKIQSVMQKTPCTYSRLSKQYGMEIFLKKEHLHYTGSVKERGVLYLLTSLNQEQQKKGVIVAKDCSFSMAVAHHAVELRIPVFVIMPASCAQTHLRIYRDYGAMVISYGSTARDSLNHARHLAKENGYLCLEEDDSAVYLAGLGTVGMEIYEQVPKLDAVIVPTGGQCSLLVSTAAAIKHLNSRITVIGVEPEGFPLLLQSLKTGSPVTSELYSIPNKKLYGDLFEHSLGTHTFQLAKKFVDKVITVREEDSLVAMLRFQEFERSTVDTEGAMGLAAILAGQLPELKGKRVAVVVSSANMELDLIRQCVDRALVLEDRVSKFTVQLGDFPGDLAKLLDMLAREDIKLLDICHRRHSDKGDLFKAQVECVVETRDKTQSTQLRRILSERYPTLHWLDR, from the exons ATGAACTTTGCCGCCCAGTTCATCTACGCCAACTACGCCGGTGATGGATCGCCCAGCAGAGTGGGATTCAACGACAGTGAGAATGACCCCTTCTGGCAGAG CGAGGAGCAGCGTCTTGGGCCAACTAAACAGGGCTGCTCCACCTCCTCCAAGAGTACCTGCAACAAGGACGCCCCCGTCTGTAACGGGGTTGCGGGCTGGCGGCCCACCCTCATCCACCCGGAGCGCCTGAAGGACTTTGGTATTGAGGAGGAGGAGTGCCTCAATGGGGAAGTCAAAACGTTTGAGACCAAGGTGGTGGGCGCCCCTAAGATCCAGCTAATGGACCCACCCAAGACTAACAAGAAGAGAGGCAGCGAGCGCAAAGCAGTCCCACCACCCAACCCTGAGTACCTCCGCTTCGAGGACATCAGTGCTGCAGCCTTCAAAATCCAGTCAGTGATGCAGAAGACCCCTTGCACG TACTCCAGACTGTCCAAACAGTATGGCATGGAGATCTTCCTAAAGAAGGAGCACCTCCACTACACAGGCTCCGTAAAGGAGAGAGGTGTTTTATACCTTCTCACCTCCCTCAACCAG GAGCAGCAGAAGAAGGGGGTGATCGTAGCTAAAGACTGTAGCTTCTCCATGGCCGTGGCTCACCATGCGGTGGAGTTGAGGATCCCAGTATTTGTCATCATGCCAGCCAGCTGTGCCCAGACCCACCTCAGGATATACCGAGACTACGGCGCCATGGTCATCTCCTACGGTAGTACCGCCAGGGACTCCCTGAACCACGCCCGCCACCTGGCCAAGGAGAACGGATACCTCTGCCTGGAAGA ggATGATAGTGCTGTGTACTTAGCAGGGCTGGGCACTGTAGGCATGGAGATCTATGAGCAGGTGCCCAAACTAGATGCAGTCATTGTGCCCACAGGTGGGCAGTGTAGTCTACTGGTCAGCACAGCAGCAGCCATCAAACACCTCAACTCACGCATCACTGTCATA GGAGTTGAACCAGAAGGATTCCCGCTGCTACTACAGTCCCTCAAAACAGGCAGCCCGGTGACTAGTGAACTTTACAGCATCCCCAACAAGAAGCTTTATGGAG ATCTATTTGAGCACTCACTGGGGACCCACACCTTCCAGCTGGCTAAGAAATTTGTGGACAAAGTCATTACTGTCAG AGAGGAGGACTCTCTGGTAGCCATGCTGAGGTTCCAGGAGTTTGAACGCTCCACAGTTGACACAGAGGGAGCCATGGGACTAGCGGCCATCTTGGCTGGGCAACTACCAGAGCTAAAGGGCAAAAG GGTAGCTGTGGTGGTTAGCAGTGCTAACATGGAGTTGGACCTGATCAGACAGTGTGTTGACCGCGCCCTGGTTCTGGAGGACCGCGTCAGCAAGTTCACAGTGCAGCTGGGGGACTTTCCGGGGGACTTGGCCAAGCTACTGGACATGCTGGCGAGAGAGGACATCAA gtTGTTGGATATTTGCCACCGGAGACACAGTGACAAAGGCGATCTCTTCAAGGCCCAG gtggagtgtgtagtggagaCCAGGGATAAGACACAGAGCACTCAGCTCCGCAGGATACTGTCTGAGCGCTAccccacactacactggctgGACCGGTGA